From Silurus meridionalis isolate SWU-2019-XX chromosome 14, ASM1480568v1, whole genome shotgun sequence, a single genomic window includes:
- the si:ch211-139g16.8 gene encoding uncharacterized protein si:ch211-139g16.8 codes for MVLYLFIYIIFIFTYTPELSESKCIIMVTQPQEHLHGRFNQSITISCHFNTSCQKKNQNEVQWYVFRTDSYYQLDIKNQAMKYVLQGADLHINSLSHTDDGVYHCAVFDALSTGSGAQAIGNGTTLTVKGNEYNAGQIMLLTLVVLLSLYILIVLVFFICIKTGRVKPFKRSQSQRQGKGDSTKRVQFGAVVQELYSKRNLRKNKKKCPLKFHRKTRLHSPALRKKTFTKT; via the exons ATGGTTCTTTACCTcttcatttacattatattcatTTTCACCTATACCCCAG AACTCTCAGAAAGCAAGTGCATCATAATGGTAACACAACCACAGGAGCATCTTCATGGGAGATTCAACCAGTCAATTACCATCTCCTGCCACTTTAACACCTCTtgccaaaagaaaaatcagAATGAGGTGCAATGGTATGTGTTCAGGACAGACTCCTATTATCAGCTGGATATAAAGAATCAGGCAATGAAGTATGTATTGCAAGGAGCAGATCTACACATCaacagtctctcacacactgatGACGGCGTGTATCACTGTGCTGTATTTGACGCCCTTTCCACAGGCAGTGGTGCACAGGCTATTGGGAATGGCACAACACTGACAGTGAAAG gGAATGAATATAATGCTGGGCAAATCATGCTGTTGACACTGGTGGTCTTACTCTCCCTCTACATTTTAATTGTCCTGGTTTTCTTTATCTGTATAAAG ACTGGACGAGTCAAGCCATTTAAAAGAAGCCAAAGTCAAAGACAGGGCAAG GGTGACTCAACCAAGAGAGTCCAATTTGGAGCTGTGGTGCAAGAACTTTACAGCAAGAGGAACTTgcgaaaaaacaagaaaaaatgtCCACTGAAGTTTCACCGGAAAACAAG GCTCCACAGTCCCGCACTCAGAAAGAAGACATTTACCAAAACCTGA